In one Saccharibacillus brassicae genomic region, the following are encoded:
- a CDS encoding TerD family protein: protein MGSSSYRSSYQSYLSRQGVEADKMNVILIVNAAEGLQKYMKRSNMQTVFNKLSPLTFAGPVKVVAQSDGSFYRLPPFTHENTHTYLKDEIYAKDPLRGERIDLFSKLFTTSELTHIIWFTDEEVTPYLNPIASMNAPHLFWNFISIKGYPLRCTQKTPKNVTLTHAPKISGLATSVLYRKIFNKFTQYINKTDLPMSGRVRVIRTEDRSDSQSVVKGSKTPVGHSSLKVGIGWKTSEGECLTAGMLLTNNRLPDAESIAFFGNKSTVGVTHVDGRELPTEDMEVYTVNLAALGQAGLDKILFTLVMPNGVPEELYLRVMTYDNREMLRYDVEMENGSGNTALELGALYAYKDEWRFNAIGNGYEAGMEQVAQSYGIPDLTTTYSFTPEVLEEIALDGRTFEYHMQDLFTKLGYDVEVPTSDPYAPDYGVDLILVKSGVRKAVQLKCFSNVVPVRAIQEVYAGANMYDCQSYMVVATSYFSRAALQMAEQLGVEVWDKTQLDKTEERLRSRIGVSAENALTLKLSKLNSEDEVDIDLSAFLVNEHDVCAGEDDFIFYNQAEHPSGCVQLINDNVWEKLLMLDLAKLPAHCTRIVIVGSLDTYKRKVELTIDNQLDLYHTFEYMPSAVCDTLVLGQFRKIDGEWAFTTSETFFAGGLEEACRAYGLEVG, encoded by the coding sequence ATGGGATCCAGCAGTTACCGCAGTTCGTATCAATCCTACTTAAGCCGCCAGGGCGTGGAAGCCGACAAGATGAACGTGATCCTGATCGTCAACGCCGCCGAAGGCTTGCAAAAATACATGAAGCGCAGCAATATGCAGACGGTGTTCAACAAGCTGTCCCCGCTGACGTTTGCCGGACCGGTCAAAGTGGTGGCGCAGTCGGACGGTTCCTTTTACCGGCTGCCGCCGTTCACGCACGAGAATACGCACACCTACCTCAAAGACGAGATTTACGCCAAAGACCCGCTGCGCGGCGAGCGGATCGACCTCTTTTCCAAACTGTTTACGACGAGCGAACTGACGCATATTATCTGGTTCACGGACGAGGAAGTGACGCCTTACCTGAATCCGATCGCCTCCATGAATGCCCCGCATCTGTTCTGGAACTTCATCTCGATCAAAGGCTATCCGCTGCGCTGCACGCAGAAGACGCCCAAGAACGTCACGCTGACGCACGCCCCGAAAATTTCGGGTCTGGCGACGTCGGTCCTCTACCGCAAAATTTTCAACAAATTTACCCAGTACATCAACAAAACGGATCTGCCGATGAGCGGACGGGTACGCGTCATTCGAACGGAAGACCGTTCGGACTCGCAAAGCGTCGTCAAAGGTTCCAAAACGCCGGTCGGACACAGCAGCCTGAAGGTGGGCATCGGCTGGAAAACGTCGGAAGGCGAATGCCTGACGGCGGGCATGCTGCTGACGAACAATCGGCTGCCTGACGCGGAAAGCATCGCCTTTTTCGGCAACAAGTCGACGGTCGGGGTGACGCATGTGGACGGACGCGAGCTGCCGACGGAAGACATGGAAGTGTATACGGTCAATCTGGCGGCGCTTGGACAGGCGGGACTGGACAAAATCCTGTTTACGCTCGTCATGCCAAACGGCGTTCCGGAAGAGCTGTATCTCCGCGTCATGACGTATGATAACCGCGAAATGCTGCGCTACGACGTCGAGATGGAGAACGGTTCCGGCAATACGGCTCTGGAACTGGGAGCGCTGTACGCCTACAAAGACGAATGGCGCTTCAACGCGATCGGCAACGGCTACGAGGCGGGCATGGAGCAGGTGGCGCAGAGCTACGGCATCCCCGATCTGACGACGACGTATTCGTTTACCCCGGAAGTGCTGGAAGAGATCGCGCTCGACGGCCGTACGTTCGAATACCATATGCAGGACCTGTTTACCAAGCTCGGCTATGACGTCGAAGTGCCGACGAGCGATCCGTACGCGCCGGACTACGGGGTGGATCTCATTCTGGTCAAAAGCGGCGTCCGCAAAGCGGTGCAGCTCAAATGTTTCAGCAACGTCGTGCCGGTAAGAGCGATCCAGGAAGTGTACGCGGGCGCGAATATGTACGACTGCCAGAGCTATATGGTCGTGGCGACGAGCTATTTCAGCCGCGCGGCGCTGCAGATGGCGGAGCAGCTCGGCGTGGAAGTGTGGGACAAGACGCAGCTCGACAAGACGGAAGAGCGGCTGCGGTCGCGGATCGGCGTCTCGGCGGAGAATGCGTTGACCCTCAAGCTGTCCAAGCTCAATTCGGAAGACGAAGTCGATATCGACCTGTCGGCGTTCCTCGTGAACGAGCACGACGTATGCGCAGGCGAAGACGACTTCATTTTCTACAATCAGGCGGAACATCCGAGCGGCTGCGTGCAGCTGATCAATGACAACGTATGGGAAAAGCTGCTCATGCTCGACCTGGCTAAGCTGCCGGCGCACTGTACGCGTATCGTGATCGTCGGCTCGCTGGATACGTACAAGCGCAAAGTGGAACTGACGATCGACAACCAACTGGACCTGTACCACACGTTCGAATATATGCCGAGCGCCGTATGCGACACGCTGGTGCTGGGCCAATTCCGCAAAATCGACGGAGAATGGGCGTTCACGACGTCGGAGACGTTCTTCGCCGGCGGTTTGGAAGAAGCCTGCCGGGCTTACGGGTTGGAAGTGGGTTGA
- a CDS encoding TetR/AcrR family transcriptional regulator: MGIDRRTRKSQEAIKQAVVERMAVKPFDRITIQEIVDHADISRRTFYLHYMDKFDLLDQLIEEQIDRMRQLCESTEQDASYREMGLVWFEYLERHALFFSAALTNKGSSFFRSRLLDFFLHELKKNEVACPDEVDIQFLGAAIVGIVEWWFEQGMPLAPSLMAQRVGSLLERNLDMH; this comes from the coding sequence GTGGGTATCGATCGAAGAACGCGCAAGTCCCAAGAAGCGATCAAACAGGCCGTCGTTGAACGGATGGCGGTCAAACCGTTCGATCGGATTACGATCCAGGAGATTGTCGACCACGCGGACATCAGCCGAAGAACGTTCTATCTTCACTATATGGACAAGTTCGACCTGCTCGATCAGCTGATCGAAGAACAGATCGACCGGATGCGCCAGCTCTGCGAGTCGACCGAACAAGACGCCAGCTACCGGGAAATGGGCTTGGTATGGTTCGAGTATCTGGAACGTCATGCCCTGTTCTTCTCCGCCGCACTGACGAATAAAGGCAGCTCTTTTTTTCGAAGCCGGCTGCTTGATTTTTTCCTGCATGAATTGAAAAAAAACGAGGTCGCCTGCCCGGACGAGGTCGATATTCAGTTTTTGGGAGCGGCTATCGTAGGGATCGTCGAATGGTGGTTTGAACAGGGCATGCCGCTTGCTCCCTCCTTGATGGCTCAACGAGTCGGCTCTTTGCTGGAACGGAATCTGGACATGCACTAA
- a CDS encoding GDSL-type esterase/lipase family protein, translating to MNRTQRAVRKSVFAAFLAFLMAVTIAVPAAPARAESASSPSARQAESLDRGLVAVLTDEGVFLSWRYLHTDSDEIAFNIYKNGIKVNAAPIGGATNYVDPTGFDSSQYQISAVTAGREEMQPEVASVWHDDYLPIPLDKPADGRTKDGGTYTYYAGDASVADLDGDGEYEIVFLWSPSNAKDNSQAGYTGSVYIDAVKLDGTKLWRIDLGVNIRAGAHYTQLMVYDLDGNGKAEVVVKTADGTVDGQGKVIGDASKDYRNDGGYILSGPEFLTLFDGESGAAVSTVAYDPPRGNVSDWGDGYGNRVDRFLGGIAYLDGSKPSVIMSRGYYTRTVVAAYDYVGGQLVRRWTFDTNEAGQAYESQGNHNLSVLDADGDGKDEIMFGALAIDDDGTLLYSTGLGHGDAIHAGKLDPNRAGYQVMSVHEHKTAAYGLEMRDAGTGEILWGEYTGRDTGRGMSADIDPNYPGYESWATTITDGQSVPVTSTYSAAGAAVYTPEQSPKSANFAIWWDGDLQRELLDHEWDAAAAQGTPLVYKWDPAGKKLNEIFRASGALTNNHTKGNPALQADLLGDWREEILVRSADSSEYRLYTTTIPSEYRIPALMQDPVYRLGVAWQNVAYNQPPHPGFYIGAEASEFAKANLALTGGGPAAEPVYRFDFGTDAAQGHTGVQDTLYTGQQGYGFTETGGLSVGANHVSAAAGATFAVDLPNANYKVTLKLGSDERDANVGVKSEFVQRLAQTSVAAGEPLTYAYDAALVDGRLEFVFTGTAIDIQELEIERYPEKEAGAAATIYMAGDSTMQAYSESQAPQAGWGQSLGRYFANGAVVANEAIGGRSSKSFLVDGRLDRILNRIKPGDYVFVSFGHNDASAGIPDRYAPPADYKTYLARYVNGAKQRGATPVLLTPVGRRDFNPATQTFNVSFPEYVQAAKEVAQELDVPLIDLSALSLAYYNSIGNAAAEKLFLYANPGEYPKYPNGVGDNTHFSGYGAQQIAGLVAKAVKGLNLGLSPLVIDPNLEEPEPQPQAQRYEEDFEGDPAAVRYALVNAAGFGGTMAGAVTEQAGGKVLSLSGSGSGHRAKTFRLFDAVNGDKVQVQFDWNSGSVGASPSEGHLTLQDANDNALVTLVSKTSDDKLHYFVGPYAADYGTGTTAIPGGGVATTIPKNQWVRVDAAINFASRTMDLTLRSLSDPSVTQTVEGLALSPAAYADNVRSIRFLGTRKSGSGTLNWTTAIDNVRIEGTQLPPQTGSKEALMKLHAELQALDLSPYTDASQAVLRRALAAAQEILDTAAATQAQVDHARHTLQVAKDSLTREEIAPVSGYRFDFGSGEAAEGYTPVQAAHAYIEGNGYGFADTALTEDGNRAAGDALTGDFVRVNGTSFRVELEPANYRVSMTVGDAEEATGASVIAEQMPKLPLTAIPAGEFRDITYDVALIDGVFDFEFAGHAPKINALTIERLPDQGSADQPTIYLASDSTVAPYADSYRPQAGWGETLGQFFDPRKVKIDNRAVGGLSSKTFLVGGHLNELLLDVRAGDYLFMQWSHNDSTPSRPERYVTPEQFKVYLNTYIEGARQRGATPVLVTPVNRRDYTGDVLNKSFPEYVQAMTEVAGETDTLLVDLNQASWDYFRELGPEGTKSLFMWVGTKEDNTHLQMDGAIQVSRLVAGLVKELNIPLSAAVTLGDEPIEEPGEEPAEPPAGVPGTPVLSDDNGHDTGLKDGDYAVTLNLWWGVNGSSFKLYEDGKLIEERKLAEQSPAAQSVRIDIAGKPNGTYVYTGELVNALGSTASAPLTVTVTDANPAQAVLSHDNWDEGGSYRIDMNLWWGTQASEYELYENGVLIDTQTLPGKTPGAQSAMTEIADRAPGAYEYEGVLINDAGETRTAKITVTVSGS from the coding sequence ATGAATCGTACCCAACGTGCCGTCCGGAAATCCGTATTCGCCGCGTTTCTTGCCTTCCTGATGGCCGTGACGATCGCTGTTCCGGCCGCGCCTGCGCGCGCCGAAAGCGCCTCTTCGCCGTCGGCCCGCCAAGCGGAGTCCCTCGACCGGGGGCTGGTCGCGGTGCTCACGGACGAAGGCGTGTTTCTAAGCTGGAGGTATTTGCACACGGATTCCGATGAGATCGCTTTCAATATATATAAAAACGGAATCAAAGTAAACGCGGCTCCGATCGGCGGCGCGACGAACTATGTCGATCCGACCGGCTTCGACAGTTCGCAGTATCAGATCTCGGCCGTGACCGCGGGCCGTGAAGAGATGCAGCCGGAAGTCGCGTCGGTCTGGCACGACGACTACCTGCCGATCCCGCTGGACAAGCCGGCGGACGGGCGAACCAAAGACGGCGGCACCTATACGTATTATGCGGGCGATGCGTCCGTCGCGGATCTGGACGGCGACGGCGAATACGAGATCGTCTTTTTGTGGAGCCCGAGCAACGCCAAAGACAATTCGCAGGCCGGTTATACCGGCAGCGTGTATATCGACGCGGTCAAGCTCGACGGCACGAAGCTGTGGCGGATCGATCTCGGCGTCAATATCCGGGCCGGCGCCCACTATACCCAGCTGATGGTGTACGATCTGGACGGAAACGGCAAAGCCGAAGTCGTGGTGAAAACGGCGGACGGCACGGTGGACGGGCAGGGCAAGGTCATCGGCGACGCCTCCAAAGATTACCGCAACGACGGCGGGTATATTCTGTCGGGGCCGGAATTTCTCACGCTGTTCGACGGCGAGAGCGGAGCGGCCGTCTCGACGGTGGCGTACGATCCGCCCCGGGGGAATGTCAGCGACTGGGGCGACGGGTACGGCAACCGGGTAGACCGCTTCCTCGGCGGCATCGCTTACCTGGACGGCTCCAAGCCGAGCGTTATCATGAGCCGCGGCTATTATACGCGCACGGTCGTGGCCGCTTACGATTACGTCGGCGGGCAGCTCGTGCGGCGCTGGACGTTCGATACGAACGAAGCCGGCCAAGCGTACGAATCGCAGGGCAACCATAATCTGAGCGTGCTGGACGCCGACGGAGACGGCAAAGACGAGATCATGTTCGGCGCGCTTGCGATTGACGACGACGGCACGCTGCTGTACAGCACCGGGCTCGGCCACGGCGATGCGATTCATGCGGGCAAATTGGACCCGAACCGCGCAGGTTATCAGGTCATGAGCGTGCATGAGCACAAGACGGCCGCTTACGGACTCGAAATGCGCGACGCCGGCACGGGCGAGATTCTCTGGGGCGAATACACGGGGCGGGATACCGGGCGCGGGATGTCGGCGGACATCGATCCGAACTATCCCGGCTACGAATCGTGGGCCACGACGATTACGGACGGTCAAAGCGTTCCGGTCACGAGTACGTATTCGGCGGCGGGAGCCGCCGTCTACACGCCGGAACAGTCGCCGAAAAGCGCGAACTTCGCGATCTGGTGGGACGGCGACCTGCAGCGCGAACTGCTGGACCATGAGTGGGACGCGGCTGCGGCCCAAGGCACCCCGCTCGTCTACAAGTGGGACCCCGCCGGCAAAAAGCTGAACGAAATCTTCCGCGCAAGCGGCGCGCTGACGAACAACCATACCAAAGGCAATCCGGCGCTTCAGGCGGATCTGCTGGGCGATTGGCGCGAAGAGATTCTGGTGCGCAGCGCGGACAGTTCGGAATACCGCCTGTATACGACGACGATCCCGAGCGAATACCGAATCCCGGCGCTGATGCAGGACCCGGTCTATCGGCTTGGGGTGGCGTGGCAGAACGTCGCGTATAACCAGCCGCCGCACCCGGGCTTTTATATCGGCGCGGAAGCTTCCGAATTTGCCAAAGCCAATCTGGCGCTGACCGGCGGAGGTCCTGCGGCGGAACCGGTCTACCGGTTCGACTTCGGCACGGATGCCGCGCAAGGCCATACGGGCGTGCAGGATACGCTCTATACCGGGCAGCAGGGATACGGATTCACGGAGACCGGCGGCTTGAGCGTAGGGGCGAATCACGTCTCCGCCGCGGCCGGTGCGACGTTTGCGGTAGATCTGCCGAACGCCAATTATAAGGTGACGCTCAAGCTTGGCAGCGACGAGCGCGATGCGAACGTCGGCGTGAAATCGGAATTCGTGCAGAGGCTGGCGCAGACTTCGGTCGCGGCGGGCGAACCGCTGACCTATGCGTACGACGCGGCGCTGGTAGACGGCCGGCTTGAATTTGTCTTCACCGGCACGGCGATCGATATTCAGGAACTTGAGATCGAGCGGTATCCGGAAAAAGAAGCCGGAGCCGCCGCCACGATCTATATGGCCGGCGATTCGACGATGCAGGCGTACAGCGAATCCCAGGCGCCTCAAGCCGGTTGGGGCCAGTCTTTGGGCCGTTACTTCGCAAACGGCGCCGTGGTCGCGAACGAAGCGATCGGCGGGCGCAGCAGCAAATCGTTTCTGGTCGACGGACGGCTCGATCGAATCTTGAATCGTATCAAGCCGGGCGATTATGTCTTCGTGTCGTTCGGGCATAACGACGCCAGCGCCGGCATTCCGGACCGCTACGCGCCGCCGGCGGATTACAAGACTTATCTGGCCCGCTACGTCAACGGGGCCAAGCAGCGCGGCGCGACTCCGGTGCTGCTCACGCCGGTAGGACGCCGGGACTTCAATCCGGCGACGCAGACGTTTAACGTCAGCTTCCCGGAGTACGTGCAGGCCGCCAAGGAAGTCGCGCAGGAACTCGATGTGCCGCTGATCGACCTCAGCGCGCTCAGCCTCGCGTATTATAATTCGATCGGCAATGCGGCGGCGGAGAAATTGTTCCTGTACGCCAATCCGGGCGAATATCCCAAATACCCGAACGGAGTCGGCGACAATACGCACTTCAGCGGCTACGGAGCGCAGCAAATCGCCGGCCTGGTCGCGAAAGCGGTCAAAGGTCTGAATCTCGGCCTGTCCCCGCTGGTCATCGACCCGAATCTTGAAGAACCGGAGCCGCAGCCGCAAGCCCAGCGGTATGAAGAAGATTTCGAAGGCGATCCGGCCGCCGTCCGGTACGCGCTGGTCAATGCAGCCGGATTCGGGGGCACGATGGCAGGCGCCGTGACAGAGCAAGCCGGCGGCAAAGTGCTGTCTTTGAGCGGCAGCGGTTCCGGCCATCGGGCCAAAACGTTCCGTTTGTTCGATGCCGTGAACGGCGACAAGGTGCAGGTACAGTTCGATTGGAACTCCGGCAGCGTAGGTGCCTCCCCGTCGGAAGGCCATCTGACGCTGCAGGATGCCAATGACAATGCGCTGGTTACGCTGGTGTCCAAAACTAGCGACGACAAGCTGCATTACTTCGTCGGTCCGTACGCGGCGGATTACGGCACGGGCACAACGGCGATTCCCGGCGGCGGCGTCGCCACGACGATTCCGAAAAACCAGTGGGTCCGCGTGGACGCCGCGATCAACTTCGCGAGCCGCACAATGGATCTGACGCTGCGCAGCCTGAGCGACCCGTCGGTGACGCAGACGGTCGAAGGTCTTGCGCTCAGCCCGGCCGCTTATGCCGACAACGTCCGCTCGATCCGCTTCCTCGGCACGAGGAAAAGCGGTTCCGGGACGCTGAATTGGACGACGGCGATCGACAATGTGCGGATCGAAGGCACGCAGCTGCCGCCGCAGACCGGCAGCAAGGAAGCGCTCATGAAGCTGCATGCAGAGCTGCAGGCGCTTGATCTGTCGCCGTACACCGACGCTTCCCAAGCGGTGCTCCGCCGCGCTTTGGCGGCTGCGCAAGAGATACTGGATACGGCCGCCGCGACGCAGGCCCAAGTCGACCATGCCCGCCATACGCTGCAGGTCGCCAAAGATTCGCTCACCCGCGAAGAGATCGCGCCGGTTAGCGGCTACCGGTTTGACTTCGGCTCCGGCGAAGCGGCGGAAGGGTACACGCCAGTTCAGGCCGCGCATGCCTATATCGAAGGCAACGGGTACGGCTTTGCCGATACGGCGCTGACCGAAGACGGCAACCGGGCAGCGGGCGACGCGCTCACCGGAGACTTCGTCCGGGTCAACGGCACTTCGTTTCGGGTCGAATTGGAGCCGGCCAATTACCGGGTATCGATGACGGTCGGCGACGCCGAAGAAGCGACGGGCGCAAGCGTCATCGCCGAGCAGATGCCCAAGCTGCCGCTGACGGCGATCCCGGCAGGCGAGTTCCGCGACATCACGTATGACGTGGCGCTGATCGACGGCGTGTTCGATTTCGAATTTGCCGGCCATGCGCCGAAGATCAACGCGCTGACGATCGAACGGCTGCCGGATCAAGGATCGGCGGATCAGCCGACGATCTATCTGGCCAGCGATTCGACCGTCGCCCCTTACGCGGACAGCTACCGCCCGCAGGCGGGATGGGGCGAGACGCTCGGTCAATTCTTCGATCCGCGGAAAGTGAAGATCGATAACCGGGCCGTCGGCGGCCTCAGCAGCAAGACGTTCCTCGTCGGCGGACACCTAAACGAGCTGCTGCTGGACGTACGCGCAGGCGATTATCTGTTCATGCAGTGGTCGCATAACGACTCCACGCCGTCCCGACCGGAACGTTATGTGACGCCGGAACAGTTCAAAGTCTACCTGAACACGTATATCGAAGGCGCAAGGCAGCGGGGAGCGACGCCGGTGCTCGTGACGCCGGTGAACCGGCGCGACTATACCGGAGACGTGCTGAACAAAAGCTTCCCGGAATACGTACAGGCGATGACCGAAGTCGCCGGGGAGACTGATACGCTGCTCGTCGATCTCAATCAGGCGAGCTGGGACTATTTCCGCGAACTCGGCCCCGAAGGGACCAAAAGCCTGTTTATGTGGGTCGGAACGAAAGAAGACAATACGCATCTGCAAATGGACGGCGCGATTCAAGTGTCCAGGCTTGTAGCAGGTCTGGTCAAAGAGCTGAATATTCCGCTGTCGGCTGCCGTGACGCTGGGCGACGAGCCGATCGAAGAACCGGGCGAAGAACCCGCGGAGCCGCCGGCCGGTGTGCCGGGAACGCCGGTGCTGTCCGACGATAACGGTCACGACACCGGCCTGAAAGACGGCGATTACGCGGTCACCCTGAATCTGTGGTGGGGCGTCAACGGCAGTTCGTTCAAGCTGTACGAGGACGGGAAACTGATCGAAGAGCGGAAGCTTGCCGAACAGTCGCCGGCCGCGCAGTCGGTGCGGATCGATATCGCCGGCAAGCCGAACGGTACGTATGTCTACACCGGCGAGCTGGTCAACGCTTTGGGAAGCACGGCAAGCGCGCCGCTAACCGTGACGGTCACGGATGCCAACCCGGCGCAGGCCGTTTTGTCGCACGATAACTGGGATGAGGGCGGCAGCTACCGCATCGATATGAATCTGTGGTGGGGGACCCAGGCTTCGGAGTATGAGTTGTACGAGAACGGCGTTCTCATAGATACGCAGACGCTGCCAGGCAAGACGCCCGGCGCGCAGTCGGCGATGACCGAGATTGCCGATCGGGCGCCGGGCGCTTACGAGTACGAGGGCGTGCTGATCAACGACGCCGGAGAGACCCGGACGGCGAAGATCACGGTAACGGTATCCGGCAGTTAG
- a CDS encoding ankyrin repeat domain-containing protein, which yields MSKKSTRSVVISVRLDETTLTAVDLLVNAGLAQSRSEAASQFIAIGVQLSEELIIKAKELEQSVQRLKNEMLEAVKSQNLDQVKYLLEIDEKLKDAKSEEGQTAVLMSAYDRAHEIRELLLQKGAELNVYEAAAVGHTARIAEIVGETPTLVNSHSFDGYTPLGLAAHFGQEEAAAYLLSHGADPNLKGTDGKLNNTPLHASIAGNHMNLVHMLLEKGADIDSRCEGELRKGFTPLHVAVHFDRLEIAKLIIAQGANLSIPNSESLTPLAYASSKGSAEMAELIQTALNQ from the coding sequence ATGAGCAAAAAATCAACCCGCAGCGTCGTGATCTCGGTAAGGCTGGACGAAACGACGCTCACGGCAGTAGATCTGCTGGTGAACGCCGGTCTTGCGCAGAGCCGTTCGGAAGCCGCTTCGCAGTTTATCGCTATCGGCGTGCAATTGTCGGAAGAATTGATCATAAAAGCCAAGGAACTGGAACAGAGCGTGCAGCGGTTGAAAAATGAGATGCTGGAAGCGGTCAAAAGCCAAAATCTCGATCAAGTCAAATATTTGCTTGAGATCGACGAGAAGCTGAAAGATGCCAAGTCGGAAGAAGGGCAGACGGCCGTACTGATGTCTGCATATGACCGGGCTCACGAGATTAGGGAACTGCTTCTGCAAAAAGGCGCCGAACTTAACGTGTACGAAGCGGCAGCGGTCGGTCATACGGCGCGGATCGCGGAAATCGTGGGCGAGACACCGACGCTCGTGAACAGCCACAGCTTCGACGGATATACGCCTCTTGGACTTGCCGCTCATTTCGGGCAGGAAGAAGCAGCGGCTTATTTATTAAGTCATGGCGCGGATCCGAATCTCAAAGGAACAGACGGGAAGCTCAACAATACGCCTTTGCACGCTTCGATAGCCGGCAATCATATGAACCTTGTCCACATGCTGCTTGAAAAAGGGGCGGACATCGATTCGAGGTGCGAAGGGGAGCTGCGCAAAGGATTTACGCCGCTGCATGTCGCCGTGCATTTTGACCGGTTAGAGATCGCCAAGTTGATTATTGCACAGGGCGCAAATCTCTCGATTCCCAATAGCGAATCGTTGACGCCGTTGGCGTATGCCTCGTCGAAAGGCAGCGCGGAAATGGCAGAGCTGATCCAAACGGCACTTAATCAATGA
- a CDS encoding AraC family transcriptional regulator — MKNTVSYAFRSDDLSIMTVDSVGWQNISRANYRCSSDTRPDHGHVVFQYTLSGQGYVDIADQVLPLPKGHALVVQVSEPHCYYYKADSTEPWEFVWINIRGEEASRIWSLVIEREGHVIKRGADSPLIRQLWDIIGLINRENVTDKYRLSVQAYQWMLTLVQTSREAENEIGVVAITTIEKCKTFMREHYASPVTLDLLAEHCDLNKHYLCRLFQRSERISPLAYLKNRRIEAALKLLRTTELPISRIGRQCGFESPSYFGKVFKQYMSMSPTEYRLNTLEFPYDAIYYE; from the coding sequence ATGAAAAATACGGTCTCTTATGCTTTTCGCAGCGACGATTTGTCGATCATGACCGTCGATTCCGTAGGTTGGCAGAACATCTCGCGCGCCAATTACCGCTGTTCGAGCGACACCAGGCCGGACCACGGACATGTCGTTTTTCAATACACGCTCAGCGGTCAGGGTTATGTGGACATCGCAGATCAGGTACTGCCGCTGCCGAAGGGACACGCGCTCGTCGTGCAAGTGTCCGAGCCGCATTGTTATTACTACAAGGCAGACAGCACCGAACCGTGGGAATTCGTATGGATCAATATCCGGGGCGAAGAAGCAAGCCGAATCTGGAGCCTGGTTATCGAGCGGGAAGGACATGTCATCAAGCGCGGCGCGGACTCGCCTCTGATCCGGCAGCTGTGGGACATCATCGGCTTGATCAATCGGGAGAACGTAACGGACAAGTACCGCTTGTCCGTGCAGGCGTATCAGTGGATGCTGACGCTGGTACAGACAAGCCGCGAAGCGGAGAACGAGATCGGCGTCGTCGCGATCACGACGATCGAGAAGTGCAAGACGTTCATGCGGGAACATTACGCGTCGCCGGTCACGCTGGACCTGCTCGCCGAGCACTGCGACCTGAACAAACATTATCTGTGCCGCCTGTTCCAACGCTCCGAACGGATCTCGCCGCTTGCGTATCTCAAAAACAGGCGGATCGAAGCGGCGCTCAAGCTGCTGCGCACGACCGAACTGCCGATCTCCCGCATCGGGCGGCAGTGCGGCTTCGAGAGCCCGAGCTATTTTGGCAAAGTGTTCAAACAGTATATGTCCATGTCCCCGACGGAATATCGCCTGAACACGCTGGAGTTTCCTTACGACGCCATTTATTACGAATAA
- a CDS encoding NAD(P)-dependent oxidoreductase yields the protein MKIAVIGATGSTGRKVVERLLEWEYEVVAVARRPENIRAAKGLCTMQADVYDAASLAEAVASTDAVISCIGPSGRSAGPASSKSVLDIMAANFSPGTVMSEGMRNIVEACRRTGVHRLVMQSGIGLSDGKELSALDRCMLGLNRRVFSKAIHDKASAEQSVRGSGLEWVIVRPAGLNESAATADYTAGPSARIAPFRPLSFADCADCLARAAVSEPTWIGQIVNVGR from the coding sequence ATGAAAATCGCGGTCATCGGAGCAACGGGAAGTACCGGCCGAAAAGTGGTGGAGCGGCTGTTGGAATGGGAATATGAAGTGGTGGCGGTCGCTCGGCGGCCGGAAAATATCCGGGCGGCCAAAGGACTTTGTACTATGCAGGCCGACGTCTATGACGCGGCAAGCCTGGCAGAAGCTGTCGCAAGCACGGATGCGGTGATCAGTTGCATCGGCCCAAGCGGACGTTCCGCAGGCCCGGCTTCGTCCAAAAGCGTGCTGGATATCATGGCGGCCAACTTCTCGCCCGGCACCGTGATGTCGGAAGGGATGCGCAATATCGTCGAAGCCTGCCGGCGTACCGGAGTCCATCGTCTCGTCATGCAGAGCGGAATCGGCCTGAGCGACGGGAAAGAGCTGTCTGCTCTGGATCGGTGCATGCTCGGACTTAATCGGCGCGTCTTCTCCAAAGCGATTCACGATAAAGCATCTGCCGAACAGTCGGTGCGGGGAAGCGGCCTGGAATGGGTGATCGTGCGGCCGGCGGGATTGAACGAGTCCGCGGCTACGGCGGATTATACGGCAGGTCCTTCCGCGCGGATCGCTCCGTTTCGCCCTTTGTCTTTTGCCGATTGTGCCGACTGCCTGGCGCGAGCTGCCGTGAGCGAACCGACCTGGATCGGACAGATCGTGAACGTTGGGCGATAA